GAAGGAGGCGACGCCGACGATCCTCGCCTTGAAGTCACCGGTCTGCGCGATGGTGCGCAGTTCGTCGCCGAGCGCCAGGTCGTGCTTGTCGGCGGTGTCGGCGTCGACCATCACCTCGGTCGGCCCGCGGGGGGCGTGCCCGGAGGTGATCTCCATGGACCGCAGGTCGTTCCTGGTCCAGTTGCCGGCGATGGTCGGGGCTCCGCTGGTGGCGCCCACGTTGTCGTTGTCGGCGTCGACGACGGTCACGTTCATGGAGGCGACCGCGCCCTCGGCGGACTTGACGCCCTCGGCCTGGCGGACCCGCTCCAGGGCGGACGCCGGCAGCGCGTCGGGCACCCCGTTCTGCGGGGTCTCCTCGCTCTTGGCGTCCTTCGGCATGACCGTCACGTCCGACGACGTGACCGCGAAGAGCTTGTCGAAGGTGGTGTTCATGGTGTCCGTGAACACCAGGGTGCCGCACACGAACGCCACCGACAGCAGCACGGCCACCGCGGAGAGCGCCATACGGCCCTTGTGCGCGAAGAAGTTGCGCATCGAGGTCTTGACGACGGTCATGACGTGCGCCCCCGGGCGTCGAAGTCCTTCATGCGGTCGAGGACGGTCTCCGCGGTCGGCTTGTACATCTCGTCCACGATGCGGCCGTCGGCGAGGTACAGGACCCGGTCCGCGTAACTGGCGGCCACCGGGTCGTGGGTGACCATCACGATGGTCTGCCCCAGTTCGCTGACCGACCGGCGCAGGAAGCCCAGCACCTCCGCGCCGGCCCGCGAGTCGAGGTTTCCGGTCGGTTCGTCGCCGAAGATGATCTCGGGCCGCGCGGCCAGGGCCCGTGCCACCGCGACGCGTTGCTGCTGGCCGCCGGAGAGCTGGTTCGGCCGGTGCTTCAGCCGCCCGGCGAGTCCCACGGTCTCGACGACCCGGTCCAGCCACGCGCGGTCGTACTTGCGGCCGGCGATGTCCATGGGCAGCGTGATGTTCTCGATCGCGTTCAGCGTCGGGAGCAGGTTGAAGGCCTGGAAGATGAAGCCGATCCGGTCCCGGCGCAGCTGTGTGAGCTTCTTGTCCTTCAGGCCGGTGATCTCGGTCTCGTCCAGGTAGATCTTCCCGCCGCTGACGGTGTCCAGGCCGGCCAGGCAGTGCATCAGCGTCGACTTGCCGGACCCCGACGGGCCCATGATCGCGGTGAACTGGCCGCGGGCGATGTCCACGTCCACGTGGTCGAGGGCGACGACCCGGGTCTCGCCCGACCCGTAGGCCTTCACGACCTGGCGCGCTCGCGCGGCAACGGCCGTACGCCCTCCAGTGTCCCCGTGCCTGGGAATGGTTACGGCCGATGTCATGTCAGGTCTCCTATGTCGGTCATCGCCCGGGCCGCCGATGCCGGCGGTGGACGGTGAGCGGTACCGCTCTGCGTGTCGCTGGACGAGCGCTCGGGCGTGCTGCCCGGACGCTCGGACGTGGTGCCGAACGTGGTGCGTGAAGGTGGTGCGTGAGCGTGTCGCTGCTACGTCGAAGAGTCTGGCCGGAACCAGGGGTCGGGCGCGCTGAGGTACAGCGCACTCTTCTGCTGGGGAAAACCCCACCCCCGTGGGTCCGGTTGCCGCCCCCCAGCGGCGTAAAGCCAGACTAAGGACGCCACCGGGCCGTCTCGTCCTCCGTCGGTACGACCCCTCCCCGACCCCTGGTACGGAGGTACCCCTAGGGGCAGTCCACCCTTCGGTGGAGGGAGCCTCGGGGCCGGCCTCCACCCTTGGTCGCATCGAGCGTCCACCCTCCCGCCGCGTCAGGATCAAGTGGCAAGCTGATCCCGGCAGATGGATGCAGGGGGAACGCAAGGAAGGGGCACCCGGGTGGACGGCGTGGACGGCGTGGAGAGCACCAGGCCGGCGACACACGGGGCCGAGCGGGGCGCGGGCCCGGACCGGCGCGGCCCCGTCGTCGCCGCCCTGATGCTCGCGATGGCACTGGCGGCGCTCGACGCCACGATCGTCTCGACCGCCGTCCCGCAGATCGTGGGCGACCTCGGCGGCTTCTCCCTCTTCTCCTGGCTCTTCTCCGGTTACCTGCTGGCCGTCACCGTCACGCTGCCCGTCTACGGCAAGCTCTCCGACACCTTCGGCCGCAAGCCGGTCCTGGTGGCGGGGGCGGCGCTCTTCCTCCTCGGCTCCCTGCTGTGCGCGCTCGCCTGGAACATGGGCGCGCTGATCGCGTTCCGGGTCCTGCAAGGGCTGGGCGGCGGCGCCCTCCAGGGCACCGTGCAGACCCTCGCCGCCGACCTGTACCCGCTCGAGGAACGGCCGAAGATCCAGGCCAGGCTGTCCTCGGTGTGGGCGGTGTCCGCGGTCGCGGGCCCCGGGCTGGGCGGCGTGCTGGTCGCGTACGCCGACTGGCGCTGGATCTTCCTCGTCAACCTGCCCGTCGGCGCGCTCGCCCTGTGGCTGATCGTCCGTCACCTGCACGAGCCGGCGCGGGAGGGGAACGGCACCCGCCCACGGGTCGACTGGGCGGGTGCGCTGGCCGTGTTCGCCTGCGGCGGCGTGCTGCTCGCCGCCCTGGTGCAGGGCGGGGTGGCGTGGCCGTGGCTGTCGGCGCCCTCGCTCGCCCTGTTCGCCACGGGCCTCGCCCTGCTGGCGGCCGTGGTGGTGATCGAACGCCGGGCGGCCGAGCCGATCATCCCCGGCTGGGTGTGGCGCCGCCGTACGATCGCCGCGGTGAACCTGGCGCTCGGCGCGCTGGGCGTGCTGATGGTGGCGCCGGCCGTGTTCCTGCCCACCTACGCCCAGTCGGTGCTGGGGCTGGCACCCGTCGCCGCCGGTTTCGTGCTCTCCGTGTGGACGCTGAGCTGGCCGGTGTCGGCGGCCCTGAGCCAGCACGTCTACCGCAGGATCGGCTTCCGGAACACGGCGATGCTCGGCATCGGCGCCGCGTCCGCGCTCCTGTTCGCCTTCCCCTTCCTGCCCTACCCCGGCGAGGCCTGGCAGCCGGCCCTGCTGATGCTGCTGCTCGGCGCCGCGCTCGGCCTGTTCCAGCTGCCGCTCATCGTGGGGGTGCAGTCCACGGTCGGCTGGGCGGAGCGGGGTACCGCCACCGCGTCCATCCTCTTCTGCCGCCAGACCGGGCAGACGCTCGGCGCGGCGGCCTTCGGCGCGATCGCCAACGGGGTGCTGGCGGCGCGGCTGGGCGGGACGGGCGGCGGCCTCGAGGTCGGCCACCTCGAGGCCGGCGGTCTCGACTCGGTGACGAGGGAGCTGGGCGCGGGCGCCGCCGACGAGCCCGTGCGGCGGGCGATCGCCGACGCCGTGCACGCGGTGTACCTGGGCGCGGCGGGCGCGGCGGCGCTGGCCTTCCTGGTGCTGCTCGTGGTGGCGCCGCGCCGGTTCCCGGTGCTCAAGGACTGAAGGCCCGCGGGTCGCCGGCCCTCGGAAAAGCGCAGGTTAACGCGGGTAACACCGCTGGACCGGTCCGGCGGGGCATACCGACCGACCAGTTGGGCCAAAACGCAGCGCTCCACGTGACCGGCGAGTAACGTGCGTGGCCCGCCGCCCCCCACCTCCCTGCGGTCCGCCGCACCGGACCCGAGCCGCGCAAGGAGCACCGGGATGTCCTACGACCCGTCCCCGTCGTACCCGCACCGGCCCCCACCGCCGTCGCAGCAGCGCCCGCCGTACCCACCCCCGCTCCACGCCCCCGCCCCCTCCCCCCACGGCGCCCTCCCCTGGCAGCCCGCGGAGGCACCCCCCTACCCGCCCGCCGCCCCCGCCCCCACCCACCGGCGGGCGCCGCGCCGAGCCGCCCTCGGGCACCACAGTGACCTGCGGGTCCTGCGCAGCGCCTACCGGTGGCAGCGCCGCACCGCCACACTCACCGCGCTCGGCTACTTCACCCTGTTCCTGCTCCTGTCCGCCTACGCACCCGGTTTCATGACCGGGTCCCTCGTCGGCACCGTCCCCACCGGCCTGCTGCTCGCCCTGGTCCAACTGCCCGTCACCTGGCTGGCGATAGCGCTGTACGAGCACACCGCCCGCCGGCGGGTCGACCCGCTCGCGGACCGCATCCGCAAGGAGGCCGCGCTGGACGCCCGCCGGAGGGCGGCACGATGACGGAGTTCAGCGGCAACGCCCAGACCATGTCCCTGGTCGGCTTCACCACCGTCGCCACCATCACGCTGCTGCTGTGCGTGATGACCGGCCCCGACCGGGACGACCTCGACGAGTTCTACACCGGCTACGGCTCGCTGTCCCCGATGCGCAACGGCCTGGCGATCGCCGGCGACTACATCTCGGCCGCGACCGTGCTCGGCACCGGCGGCGTCATCGCCCTCTTCGGCCAGGACGGCGTCGTCCTGGCGCTCAGCACCGCCCTGTCGCTGATGCTGCTGATGTTCCTGCTGGCCGAGCCCCTGCGCAACGCGGGCCGCTTCACCATGGGCGACGCGCTCGCCCGGCGGATGCCCGGACGCGGCGTCCGCGTCGTCGCCTGCGCGGTGACCGTCGCGGCGCTGCTGCCGCTGATGCTGGTGCAGCTCGCGGGCGCCGGCCAGCTGCTCGCCTTCGTCCTCGGCTTCTCCGGCGAGTCGCTGGAGACCGGCTGCATCATCGGCCTGGGCGTGCTGATGATCAGCTACGCCGCGATCGGTGGGATGAAGGGCACCGCCCTCATCCAGATCCTCAAGATCGTGATGCTGCTCGGCTCGGGCGCCGTGGTCGCCGTGCTGATCCTGAGCCGCTTCGACTGGGACCCGGGTGCCCTGTTCGACGCGGCGGCGGACCGCAGCGGTGCGGGAGAGGCGTTCCTGCACTCCGGCCTCCAGTTCGCGGGCGGGCCGCATCCCGAGGCCGACATGATCACCTCGCACCTGACCGTCGTCCTCGGCGGCGCCTGCCTCCCCCACGTCACCATGCGCATGTACACCGCGTCCTCGGCCCGTCAGGTGCGCCGCTCGATGTCCTGGGCGGTGTCGGCCGTGGCGCTGTTCGTCCTGGTCATCACGGTCGTCGGCTTCGGCGCGGCGGCCCTGGTGGGCCGGGAGGCCGTCGCGGGCAGCGACCCGCAGGGCAACACCGCCTACCTGCTGGGCTCCCAGGCGGCGTTCGGCGCTCAGGTGTCCACGGCGGAGACGTTCCTGTTCACGACGGTCACCACGGCCGTCTTCCTCACCCTGCTCGCCTCCGTCGGCGGGATGATCCTGGCCTGCGCCAACTCCCTGGCCCACGACGTGTTCGCCGCCCGCGTGCAGGAACTGTCACCACGCCGCGAGATGGCCCTCGCCCGCGTCTCGGCCCTGGCCGTGGGCATCCCCGCGATCGTCCTCGCGACCCTCGTCCAGCACCGCAGCCTCCAGCCCCTGGTCACCCTGTCCTTCTGCCTGGGCGCCTCGGCCCTCGCCCCCGCCCTCGTCTACGGCCTCTTCTGGCGCCGCTACACCCGCGCCGGACTGCTCAGCACGCTGATCGGCGGCTCGCTGGCCGTCCTGCTGCTGATGCCGGGCACCAACCTGGTCTCCGGCTCGCCCGTCTCCGCCTTCCCCGACGCCGACTTCAACTGGTTCCCGTTCACCACGACGGGCCTGGTCACCATCCCCCTGGGCTTCGCCTTCGGCTGGCTGGGGACGGTGCTGTCGGGCCGGCGCGAGGCGGAGGAGCAACGCCGCGCCTACGAGGCCGTGGAGGGCTCGATCCTGGCGGGGGCGGTCCGCCGGGGCGAGTGACGACGAGGGCTCCCCGGCCGCGGCCCGGGAGCCCCGGCACGTCACTCCACCGCCCGTCCCGTCAGCGAACTGAGGTTGCTGCGCACGGAGGCCATGTGGGCCTGGAGTTCGTCCCAGCGCTCTCCGTGCTCGCGCAGCACCCGCTCCGTCTCGCGGGCGATCCGCTCCTGCCGCACCCGGGCCTCGGCGACCACCTCGGCCGCCCGGGCCCGGGCCTCCTCCTGCCGCCGCCCGGCGGCCTCCTCGGCGGCGGCCAGGGCCCGCCGCGCCTCGTCCACTCCCTGCTCGGCGCGGGCCACCAGCTCCGCGTGGCGGGCGTCCAGGGCCCGCACCCGCTCGTCGTGCTCGCGCTCGGCCGCGGCGCGCCGCCCGGCGTGCTCCCTGTGCTGCTCGGCCAGCATCCCGGTGGTCCGCTTGCGCATCTCCCGCAGCGCCGCCAGCGCCTCCGCCCGCCCGGACTTCACCTCGCGCCGCGCCTCGATCCGCGCCTCGTCGGCCTCCGCACGCGCCGCGAGCAGCCGCTGCCGGGCCCGCTCGTCGGCCTCGGCGCGTACGGCGTCGGCGTGCGTCCGCGCCGCCTCGCGCAGGCCGTCCGCGTGCGCCCGCGCCTCCTCCGTCAGGCGCTGAGCCGCACACCGGGCGCCCTCCCGTACGGCCTCGGCCTCCTCCTGACCGAGCAGGAACAGGCGCCGGGCCCGCTCACCGAGTGCCGCGTAGTCCTGCGAGGTGAGCTGTGCGGCCGCTTCCCGCAGCTGTGCCAGCTCCTCCCCCATCTCGCGGGCCAGCACGGTCAGCCGGGCGGCCCGCTCCCAGGCCGCGTCCCGCTCCTCGGAGAGCGCCGCGGCACACGCCTCCACCTGCTCGGGACGGTAACCGCGATCCCACCCGCGTACGGTCACGAAGTCGTGCGGAGACGCCGATGCGCTGCTCATGCTCATCACCCCTGCGGTGAACCTGCCGCACTGAATGGACTCGACCGACTTTATGGAGCGGGCGTAATCCAACATAAGGCGACACACCGCACGGAAACGGGTGGGGCCCGGCCGCCCCTCAGGACGACCGGGCCCCACCCGTCGGACACCTCAGCGGTGACGGCCCGTCACAGCAGCCCGTCCCACATCTGCTCCAGCAGCACCGACCACCAGCTCTCCGGCGAGCCGAGCGCCGCCGGGTCCAGCGCGGCCAGCTGAGCCTGGAAGTCCACGGTCCAGCGGCCCGCCTGCTCCTGGTTCAGGCCGAACCGCAGCCGCCACATGCGGCCCAGCAGGGCCAGGCTGCGCGCGAACTCCGGCAGCCCCGTGTTCACGAACTGCGGCGGCACGGGTGCGCCGCCCGGGCCGGCCTCCACCGGCACCGCCACGATGGCCGCCGTGCCGTACTGCACGCAGATGGCCCGGCCGAAGTCACTGCCCACGACGAGGTAGGAGCCCGCGTCCGAGGCCGGCTGCACCCCGCGCTCGGCCGCCAGCTCCGCCAGCGTCGGCACCGGGCGGCCCGGCTGGGCCTGGGCCCAGAAGAACGGGCCCATGTCCATCGGCAGACCCGCCGCCACCAGCGTGTGCGCCACGACCGGCGGCACGCCCTGGCGGGAGACCGCGGCCTGCTCGAACCGGAAGACGCCCGGGCCGAACGCGCCGCCCAGCTCCTGTCCGATGGCCTCCGGCGGAACCGGCGACGCCGGCTGCACGTGCGGCAGCGGGGCACGCACCGGCGCCGGCCGGGCCGGTCCGTCGGCGACCTGGTGCAGCTCTCCCTGGTGTTCCAGCAGTTGCTGCATGCCCTGCTGCCGGCTCGCGTGGTCCGTGCCGTACGGGGCGATGGAGGTGATCCGCGCCTGGGGCCACTGCTCGCGGATCATCCGTGCGCAGTACGCGCCCGGCAGCTCGCACGACTCCAGCTCCGTGTGCAGCTCCAGCACCTGGTCCGGCGGCACGTTCATGGCGCGCAGCTCGTGGAAGATCTGCCACTCCGGGTGCGGCGTGCCCGGCGCGGAACGCCGGATCAGCTGCTGCTCGGAGCCGTCCTGGGCGCGGTAGCGCAGCACGGCCTGGTAGCCCGGGCCGACGGTCGGCAGACCGACGGGCGGCTGCGGATAGCCGTACGCGGGCGGCTGCCCGGGCGGGCCGCCGGGCACCGGTCCGCCGGGCGGCGGCATGGCACCGGGCGGCGGCATGGCACCGGGGGGCGGCATGGCGCCGGGCGGCATGGGCTGTGCGGCGCCGGGGACACCCGGAGCGCCGGGCGCTCCCGGGACGCCAGGAGCACCCGGCGGCGGCGGAGGCGTGCCGGGGCCGCCCACCGGGGGCGCTGCCAGCACGGTCTGGGCGTGGTGCACGGCACCGCCCGGGCCACCGGAGGAACCCTGGCGGCCGGGCGCACCGGGAGCAGCGGGAGGCGGCGGCGTACCCGGGCCACCGGGAGCACCGGGAGCACCGGGAAACGGAGGCGTGCCCGGCCGGCCGGAAGCCCCGGGTGCACCCGGCGCACCCGGCGCACCGGGAGGTGCGGGCGGCGCCGGGGGTCCGGGCTGCTGGGGCGCGCCGCCACCCGTCCGGCCGGGGTCGGCCAGCATCGTGGCGGCGTGGTGCATCCCGCCCGGGGGCGTGCCGCCCGGAGCACTCGGCGGAGGCGGCGTGCCCGGGGGCATCCCGCCCGGGGGCGTCCCCCCGGGAACGCTCGGCGGAGGCGGCGTACCCGGCGCCCCCTGACCGGCGGGCGGCTGCGGCGCGTTCGGCGGAGGCGGCGTACCGGGGCCGCCGCCCGGGCCCTCGGGACCGAGCGACGACACCAGCTGCGTCGGCACGTAGCCGCCCGCGGGCGCTCCCGGCCCCGACGGCGGGGGCGTACTTCCGGGACGTGCGCCCGGCGCGCCGGGCGCACTCGGCGGAGGCGGGGTGGTGGAGCCGCCGCCACGGCGCGGCGGCGGGGTCGCCTTGCTGGTCGCGGCGTCGGCGATGTCCCCGGCGTCCGGGGGCAGCGGCCGGGCCGGCGTGGCGGACGCCCCCGCACCGGCCGTCGGCCGCGGTGCGGGCGGGGACGCGGGCGGCGGCGTGCCCGTTCCCGCGGGCGCGGCCGACGCGTTCGGGTCCTCGATCGCCGGGGCGACCGCCGTCGGCGGAAGCCCGCTGCCGCCCGACAGCAGCGCCGTCTTGGCCTCCGGCGTCGCCGAGGGCGGCGGCGCGTCGCGGTCCGCGCCGCTCAGCGGCGGCGCGAACACGGTCTCGGGCAGCGGTACGGAACGGTCCTCACCGGCGTCCGCGTTGGTGTCCGTCCCCGCCCAGGGCGTCGCCCCGGCCGGTGCGCCCGGCGCGCCGGACGCGCCCCCGCCCGTACCGGAACCACCGGAACCGGCGGCCGGCCACACCGCACCGCTCGACTGCGCGTCGGCCGAGGCCGCGGGGGCCGGCGGCGCGGCGGGGAACGCGGACGGCGCGGGCGTCGTCGGCACCCCGGCCTGCGTCTCGGGAAGCGCCCCGGGCCCCGGGTCGGTACGGACCCCGGCACCGGCGGTACCGGCGCCGGCCGCGACGCCGTCCTCCCGCCGCCGATCCGGAATGCCCAGCTTGTCCGCCGCCTCCTGCAACCACTCCGGTGGACTCAGCAGGAACGACGTCTGGTTGAGGTCCACCCGCGCCGCGGGCGCCGGCACCGGCTCTTCGGCCTCCTCGGGACGGCCGTACTCCTCCTCGTACCGGCGGATGACCTCGCCCACCGGCAGCCCGGGCCACAGCGTCGCCTCGCCGCTGTCCCGCGCGATCACCAGTCGCTGGGCACCCCCGTCCGAACGCGGCCCGTCCGGACGGTCCTCGGCCCACACCACGAACCCGAGGTCGAACTCCCGCACCCGCACCTCGCGGTGCTGGTACGACGGCAGCTCGCCGTTGACCCACTCCTCCGCGCGCTCCTGCGCCTGCGCGAACGTCACCATCGTCAGCTCACTCCCCTACCGAAGACGCGGAGGACACGGCGGACGCCGACGGCGCGGCGGCCGGCGACGCCACCGGCACCGCGCGCGCGAACCCGCCGTCCACCATCAGGTTCGCCACCGTCTCCAGCTCCGGCGGAGACCCCGCGAGCCGCGACAGGAACGCGTCGAAGTCCTCACCGCAGGGCCGCAGCAACCGCTCCACCCGCTCGGCGGGCGGCAACGCGGGGTCCACGTCCCGTACGTCGTCGTACGCGCAGAACCACACCGAACCGATCCGCTCGCCCTTCACCTTCACCGCGAGCAGACCGCCCTGGACGAACGCGACGCCCAGGTAGTCCTTGGTCAGATGGTCCCGCAGACACTTGTTGACGTAGACCAGGTCGTTGACCGCCGCCTCCTCACGCACCGTGAAGAACGGCTGGTCCACCAGCAGCCCCAGTTCCGCGTCGAGCGCCGTGCCCACCGGGGCGCAGCCACCCGCCGCCTTCAGGAACGACCGGTACGCGCCCGGCAGCCGGTACCCGAGGTCCTCCTCGACCTCCTGCACCTGCTGCTCCGACACCGCCACCCCCGACTTCGGCAGGCCGAAGTGCGCCGGACGCGTCTCCTGCAACGGGCGGGTGCCCCGCTTGGCCTGGTCCACGGCCGCCGTCGCGATCCCGCCGTGGTGCCGCAGCAGCGCCTTCACCTCGACCGGGACCAGCTCCATCCGCCGCGAACCGGCCACGTGGTGCCACGTCCAGCCGTGCGGCGTCGCCACCGCCGGCACCGTGTCCCACAGCTCGTGCCCCGACGCCGACAGCGCCGCGTTGGCCGACACGTAGTCCGTCAGCCGCAACTCGTCGACGCCGAACCCCTCCGGCGGGTCAGCGATCTCCGCGACCGCGCGGGCGTACGGCGAGAAGACGGGGTAACCGCCCTCGTCCACCCGTACCCCTCTCGGGTGACGGGCCGCCCGCACCGGATCCGGGAAATGCACGACCTGCCCGGCATAGGCCGCGTTCGGCGGCGCGGCTTGTTGCCCGAGCCGACCTGTCGTCATGGCGGTTGCCCCCTGCGGCGTCTGTCTGATCTGTCTGCACTGTCTGGTTCACCGCACGCGATCGCGGTGCCGACAGCCTATGCGGTACGGCAAGAGGGGTCACCGGCACCGGACCCGGTGCCCGACACGCCCACCTCCGCTTCCGTGACCAGCCGTCACCCTCCCGTGACACACCGCCCATACCCGGGCGTGTCACCACGCCCCAGCTTCCGCAGCAGCCACGGGATTTGGCACTCTGTGACCTCCGGGGGGATGCTCAGGAGGGGAAGACGATCATGAGTGCGACACAGACGGGGCCCGACACCGGGCGGTCCGGCGGCCCGCGCGGCGGCGATCCCCGCGTCGGCTGGAGCAGCACGGAGGGCCACCACGCACCGGTCCTCCAGCACCGCCGCGACGGCATTCTCCCCACCGTCGCCGCCGCCCTGTCGGTGCGCGGCACCACCCTCACCGGCACCGCCACCCGGGCCGACGCGCCGCCCGCTCTGCACCCTCTCGTGCAGGACTTCCTCGACACCCTCACCAGTGGCCAACGCGACCGTTACACCGGCCGCTGCGCCGAGACGATCCTCATCTCACGGCACCTGGCCACCGCCGACGCGGCCCGCAGCAAACGCGCCGCGCGCAAGCCCATGACCAACGGCGAGGCCCGCAAGGCGCTCAAGCACTCCAAGCTCACCACCCGCCGCATCCGCGAGGACGGCGACCCCCTGCACGGCAGCTTCGCCGCCCCGTGCCGCGCCTGCACGGCCCTCAGCGCCCACTTCGGCGTCCGCGTCGTCGACCCCACGACGCACGACGACTGACCCGCCGGCCACCACCGAGGACCGAGCCGCAGGGCCGCCAGCCGCCAGAGCCGACCGAGACGAACCAAGGGCAGATGCAAGCCGACCGCACCTCCACCACCCGCTTCCCCGTCCCCGTCGACGCCGCCCTGCGCGACGCCGGCTGGCTGCCCGGACGCTGGGACATCAAGCAGGCCGAGATCTGGGCCGACACCCTGCGCGAGCACACCTCGCCCGCGGGACACCGCCACACCGTCTTCCCCGCCGCCGTCGAGGCCTGGGCCGAGTTCGGCGGCCTCCACATCGCCCCCACGGGTCCCGGCCGCCAGATCGCCCCCGCCGTCCTGCACCTGGATCCGCTGCACGGCCTCCACATGGCCCGCACCCTCGGCGACCTCGGCCGCGCCCTCGACACCCGGACCTGCCCCCTCGGCATCGAGACCGACAGCCAGGCCCTCGTCGCCATCGACACCGAAGGCCGCGTCTACGCCCTCGACCACACCGGTGACTGGTACCTCGGCCCCGACATCGACCAGGCCCTCGCCACCCTGGTCGCCGGCACCCAGCCGACCCGCCTCACCACCGGCTGACCGGCCCCCTACCGGCCGGCCCGCCCCCACCGGCCGGCCCGCCCACCACGGGCCGGCCCGCCGCACCGCCGCCCGACCGGCCCTACGACGAGGCCGGGATCACCGCCGACACCCGAAAACCCCCCGCGTCCGTCGGGCCGGACACGAACACACCGCCCAGCGCGGCCACCCGCTCCTTCATCCCCACCAGCCCGTTGCCGCCCGACGGCAGCCGCGCCGACGAGGCGGAGGCCGGCTCCGGCGGCGGCTCGTTCTCCACCTGCATCGCGATCTCCGACACCCGGTGGGCCAGCCGCACGTACGTCTTCGCGCCGGCCGCGTGCTTGTGCACGTTCGTCAGCGCCTCCTGCACCACCCGGAAGGCCGTCGACTCCACCGCGGCCGGATAGGACCGCTCCTCCCCTTCCACCGACAGGTTCACGACCATCCCGGCCGCCTCCGACTGCCCGATCAGCTCGTCCAGCTCGGACAGGCACGGCCCGTCGGCGGGTGACTCGCCGTCCCCCGCGGCCCGCGAGGCCGCCGCCGCGGCGGCCGCCCCCACCGCAGCCAGCGGCACCGACGCCCGCTCCCCGCGCACGCCGTCCCCGCCGCTGCGCAGCACCCCGAGCATCTCCCGCAGCTCCGTCAGCGCCTGCCGCCCCATGTCCCCCACCAGCGCGGCGTTCTTCACCGCCTTCTCCGGGTCCTTCCGCGCCACGGCCTGCAGTGCGGCGGCATGCACCACCATCAGGCTCACGCGGTGCGCGACCACGTCGTGCATCTCCCGCGCGATCCGCGTCCGCTCCTCGTTGCGGGCCCACTGCGCGCGCTCCTCGGCCCGCTCCGCGAGCAGTTGCAGCTCCCGCTCCAGACTGTCCGCCCGCTCCCGCAGGCTCTCCATCAACCGGCGCCGCGCCCCCACGTACATGCCCAGGAGCAGCGGCGGAGCGGTCACGCCCAGGGACGTCCCGATCGACGCGAACGGGAAGAACCAGTCCCCGAAGTCGACGCCGTCCCGCGCCATGTCCTGCCGCAGGCGCACGAACGTCACGATCAGCGTGCCCAGGAACGACATCCCGGCCAGCGACCCGATGATCCGGCGCGGCAGCTCCGAGGCCGCCAGCGTGTACAGGCCGACGACGCCGAGCAGGAAGCCCATCTCGGCGGGCGTGATGGCGATCCCCACCAGCACGACCGCGATCGGCCACTTCCGCCGCGCCACCAGCACCGAGCCGGCCAGCAGCCCGAAGACGACCCCCGCCGCCAACGGGATCCCCGCGTCCCGCGCGAACGGGACCCCCTCCGCCGCGCACTCCAGCGCGGACACGGCGCCGAGGCTCACATCGAGCACCGCACCGCGCCGCCTGTCCCACCACCAAGGCCCACCCCGGGCCGGTGCGTGTTCTTCCCCCGTCGTGGTCATGCCTCCCAGCCTACGGGCGGCGGGCGCCCCATTTCCGGTGACTTTCGACAAACGATAGGACGCGATACCCCTCGATCTCCCGGGTGCCGGTACGGCCGTCCACGGAAGCGGGGGATTCGGCACGCGGACGTACCGTCGCACGGAAGGCACCTGGTACGGCATAGTGTTGGGTGCCGCCTCGGCGAACTGACGCTATGTCCGGTTCAGTCGAGTTCCGTCCCCCATGGTGTAATCAGGCAGCACTGAGGGTTTTGGTCCCTTAAGTTCAGGTTCAAATCCTGATGGGGGAGCTGCCGCTTTCCGGGCCCTGGCATCCCTGCCGGGGCCCGCACTCATGTCCGCCGGGGCCCGCCCGCGCGCCCGCGGGGCCCGCGCCCATGCCCCCCACCGACCACCCCGGTAT
This region of Streptomyces ambofaciens ATCC 23877 genomic DNA includes:
- a CDS encoding ABC transporter ATP-binding protein, coding for MTSAVTIPRHGDTGGRTAVAARARQVVKAYGSGETRVVALDHVDVDIARGQFTAIMGPSGSGKSTLMHCLAGLDTVSGGKIYLDETEITGLKDKKLTQLRRDRIGFIFQAFNLLPTLNAIENITLPMDIAGRKYDRAWLDRVVETVGLAGRLKHRPNQLSGGQQQRVAVARALAARPEIIFGDEPTGNLDSRAGAEVLGFLRRSVSELGQTIVMVTHDPVAASYADRVLYLADGRIVDEMYKPTAETVLDRMKDFDARGRTS
- a CDS encoding MFS transporter encodes the protein MDAGGTQGRGTRVDGVDGVESTRPATHGAERGAGPDRRGPVVAALMLAMALAALDATIVSTAVPQIVGDLGGFSLFSWLFSGYLLAVTVTLPVYGKLSDTFGRKPVLVAGAALFLLGSLLCALAWNMGALIAFRVLQGLGGGALQGTVQTLAADLYPLEERPKIQARLSSVWAVSAVAGPGLGGVLVAYADWRWIFLVNLPVGALALWLIVRHLHEPAREGNGTRPRVDWAGALAVFACGGVLLAALVQGGVAWPWLSAPSLALFATGLALLAAVVVIERRAAEPIIPGWVWRRRTIAAVNLALGALGVLMVAPAVFLPTYAQSVLGLAPVAAGFVLSVWTLSWPVSAALSQHVYRRIGFRNTAMLGIGAASALLFAFPFLPYPGEAWQPALLMLLLGAALGLFQLPLIVGVQSTVGWAERGTATASILFCRQTGQTLGAAAFGAIANGVLAARLGGTGGGLEVGHLEAGGLDSVTRELGAGAADEPVRRAIADAVHAVYLGAAGAAALAFLVLLVVAPRRFPVLKD
- a CDS encoding DUF485 domain-containing protein encodes the protein MSYDPSPSYPHRPPPPSQQRPPYPPPLHAPAPSPHGALPWQPAEAPPYPPAAPAPTHRRAPRRAALGHHSDLRVLRSAYRWQRRTATLTALGYFTLFLLLSAYAPGFMTGSLVGTVPTGLLLALVQLPVTWLAIALYEHTARRRVDPLADRIRKEAALDARRRAAR
- a CDS encoding cation acetate symporter; amino-acid sequence: MTEFSGNAQTMSLVGFTTVATITLLLCVMTGPDRDDLDEFYTGYGSLSPMRNGLAIAGDYISAATVLGTGGVIALFGQDGVVLALSTALSLMLLMFLLAEPLRNAGRFTMGDALARRMPGRGVRVVACAVTVAALLPLMLVQLAGAGQLLAFVLGFSGESLETGCIIGLGVLMISYAAIGGMKGTALIQILKIVMLLGSGAVVAVLILSRFDWDPGALFDAAADRSGAGEAFLHSGLQFAGGPHPEADMITSHLTVVLGGACLPHVTMRMYTASSARQVRRSMSWAVSAVALFVLVITVVGFGAAALVGREAVAGSDPQGNTAYLLGSQAAFGAQVSTAETFLFTTVTTAVFLTLLASVGGMILACANSLAHDVFAARVQELSPRREMALARVSALAVGIPAIVLATLVQHRSLQPLVTLSFCLGASALAPALVYGLFWRRYTRAGLLSTLIGGSLAVLLLMPGTNLVSGSPVSAFPDADFNWFPFTTTGLVTIPLGFAFGWLGTVLSGRREAEEQRRAYEAVEGSILAGAVRRGE